In the Entelurus aequoreus isolate RoL-2023_Sb linkage group LG21, RoL_Eaeq_v1.1, whole genome shotgun sequence genome, aagagtaataattaattattgtcatccacaagttgcagacattctccatgtatgttttacgcttgaaagtgtttgtccatctaaaacagacctgggcaaattaagggccCGGGGCCCGCAtggggcccgttaagcttttcaatctggcccgccggacattcccaaataattttttttttagatctttaagaatgTGAATGaagggtgtgaatgtgagtgtgaatgttgtctatctgtgttggccctgcgatgaggtggtgacttgtccagggtgtaccccgccttccgcccgaatgcagctgagataggctccagcgaccccccgcgaccccgaaagggacaagcggtagaaaatggatggatggagatctttaagatggaaagtgtagctgccattatgatgtggagtgatgttttcaaatgactaagtcttgaactatacaaagtatttcaattagggatgtccgataatatcggcctgccgatattatcggccgataaatgcgttaaaatgtaatatcggaaattatcggtatcgttttttttttttattatcggtatcggtttttaaaaaaaaaaattaaatcaacataaaaaacacaagatacacttacaattaatgcaccaacccaaaaaacctccctcctcattcacacaaaagggttgtttctttctgttattaatattctggttcctacattatatatcaatatatatcaatacagtctgcaagggatacagtccgtaagcacacatgattgtgcgtgctgctggtccactaatagtactaacctttaacagttaatgttactcattttcattaattactagtttctatgtaactgtttttatattgttttactttcttttttattcaagaaaatgtttttaatttatttatcttattttattttataatttttttttaaaagtaccttatcttcaccatacctggttgtccaaattagacataataatgtgttaattccacgactgtatatatcggttgatatcggtatcggttgatttcggtatcggtaattaaagagttggacaatatcggaatatcggatattggcaaaaagccattatcggacatccctagtactaacctttaacagttaattttactcattttcattaattactagttcctatgtaactgtttttatattgttttactttcttttttattcaagaaaatgtttttaatttagttatcttatttatttatttatttttttaaagtaccttatcttcaccatacctggttgtccaaattaggcataataatgtgttaattccacgactgcatatattggttgatatcggtatcggttgatatcggtatcggtaattaaagagttggacaatatcggaatatcggatatcggcaaaaagccattatcggacatccctaatttcaatggttggaatctgcgattTTGCATGATatagtagttactatggtaacctaattagttactatggtaatctaagtcacagcagctcagacgaggcaccaagcagtgtgggcggggagcatttccacagagtgtcagcctgaaatgcgggtgtcagggacagacacggaaggagatttttactacAAAGTTCTTAAGTTTAGTGATATATTAGATATATCAGATTATAAGTGgttattttttttacccttcgcgttcatatttcactgtgtttgttgcatttttttaaatatgtggatggagagggggtgtgacgttcatatgctgtcaatattcagtgttttatccttcatagttaatattgtaaaccccacattctttattttcatgtacattctgggtgtctcattcagtaaaaaaacatgtaaaatttagggatgtccgataacggctttttgccgatatccgatatgccgatattgtccaactctttaattaccgataccgatatcaaccgatatatacagtcgtggaattaacacattattatgcctaatttggacaaccaggtatggtgaagataaggtacttttaaaaaaaatgaatcaaataaaataagataaataaattaaaaacattttcttgaataaaaaagaaagtaaaacaatataaaaatagttacatagaaactagtaattaatgaaaatttgtaaaattaactgttaaaggttagtattattagtggaccagcagcacgcacaatcatgtgtgcttacggactgtatcccttgcagactgtattgatatatattgatatataatgtaggaaccagaatattaataacagaaagaaacaacacttttgtgtgaatgagtataaatgggggagggagtttttttgggttggtgcactaattgtaagtgtatcttgtgttttttatgtggatttaataaaaataaaaaaataaaaaaaatgatactgataatagaaaaaacgatacagataatttccgatattacattttaacgcatttataggccgataatatcggcagaccgatattatcggacatctctagtaaaattccattccgcctTTTTAAAGCggtttgtcataacgtttttagctttcaatcagacattattgtgaggttttgtattagtgctcCTAAAACTCAGATATACCGTCCaacagacacatttttctctaaataactcaaaataattgcccgggcctgATCTAAAACATTCATTTACAATCCAACAAATTTACCCCCGCACTTAAAGAGCATTTGTGAATAAGCGACgacgagagattatcatcacacttcaacttctctaacatgtaaatgctgcctctttgctcggTCGGCATTGCTGAAGACAATCTGTTCTTAATTGGATAAAAAGATtgataaatacatgtaaactaggaaataaatgtttatatactacattacccagatgctataatacaggggtgtccaaactttttccactgagggccgcacactgaaaaatcaaagcaagtgggggccattttgatatttttttattttaaaaaccaatacaatatatggataaaaaagatacatttaggcctccactcagacttgatcccggggaccccaaaaggttttggtccaaaaaaatattacaaatgtgtcattattcagtattattattattattattattcaaggtttaaatctctagatcaacattaggtttaTCAGTCAATATaatgcttttaaagatttaagttgtatgccatttttgtcaaggaaacccgtgttttttaatgcaaaaaaacacaaaatatgcaatattttcccctgataaaattttaaagtggaatatttgagattatataataattggagtcttaaaaaggtcaataactcacaacaacattgattttaattcattatttttttgagcaatgacacttaaaaaaaaaatagtcccacttaaatgattggggatccaaaagggtactgctcagtaaagtttaaaaaaataaatccaacatttttttaaacttttaccacaatagtctcaagatcaacttcagatctatccgtcaattatacgttttattgttgtttatgtcttttgtttgttctttttaggcccttctttaaaaaactttgttttttaaatggcaaccaaaaaatatacaacattttcccccaaaaaatatctcaaagtggaatatttaatgtgaagtaaatggagccttgaataggtcaataattcataatgacattgattttgattcattattattttttaaagaaataaaacagcctgcatggcagctttgtgttattagagtaaataatgcaacattttcttgttacatttcacctgtttgctcttttataccactttttatgttttttttcatcatatttttagaatgtgccgtggggccgctaaaaaattacctgcgggccgcaaatggcccccgggctgcactttggacacccctgctataatatatcatttttatacttggcaaagggTCTGGTTAATGCTGAATGAGCAGTTTGGTCCTCACCACTATTACTGTGCTGGGCTAACAAGCACCtggtcaaaataaataaaaccattTCTAGCTTCATTTCATGGATCCAATCTTGGTAAgacttcagtttttgcagtgtacaaaagTATCCGTCCTTTCTACAAGTGTGGTCACAGTCTCAAATCCTGTGAACGATGCAATGCTTTTAATGTGATATACTCCTGTCTTGGCGATCCAACCATCGAGTTTCTTCTGTTAGTGAGCTGAATTGTGGAATATACAGCAAGGAACACTGATTTTAGGTATTTGACGTTGCATTGCACAAACCTGGGATCCCAGCATCCATCCTGTTTGTAATAATCCTCAAGATCCTCAGTTTCCAGAAGGACTTTTGGTCCCAGTCTGACTCGGTGCTCCTTAAAGAGCTCCTGCAGCTTCAAAGCCAGGACAGTCCGCTCTGTTGCCCGTGCTCAGGCTACTCAGTCGAGGCAGCAGCCGATCCCTTTGTGTCCAATTTGGCAGATTCTCCAGTTCCATGCGATATTTGCTCGCCTCAATGGATTTCTGCTGGATTTCCAGTATGTCCCTCCACCTCGGCTTCATCCATAGTCTCTACTGACACGTGTGTCGGGTCTTGGCAGCTCATGGGCGACACCACTTTCTGACGGTTGTCCAGCGGGACGGTGGTGGGGGAACAGCGGTAAAAGTGGCTGCTGGAGACAAGTGGACTGGAAGTGAAAATGGTTCCAGGAGGGTCTATGCAGATGGTGGGGAGGGTGCAGTGGCGAGACGGGTTGAGGCGGTGGGATCGCCCCCCCGCCGGACGCTCGCAGCGCCGGCCTTGTGGTAGACGAAGGCAGTCTTTACAGGACTGGTAGGAGGGTTTGACTTTTAAAGGGTTGCCTGTGCTCGCGCTGTCCTGAATGGATGAATAACACAACAGCAGTCAACAACATGGAATAGAAATCATTATAATCATTTATGTCTGAAAAATTTCAATGTTTCTTCCTTTTTGAAGACAAATGTGAAATTGTTGTACTAAATTACAACAAAATGACATTTATACAAactgagaaaaaaatattttttacaatattttatcaAAAAAAATCAGAGGGGAAAAATATACACAATTAGACTAAAAATTAAATGTACAccacttaataaaaaaaacaaaaaaaatataaactgAATTTAAGAACATATTTCATATTAACTTTGTCTGACAAAACTACGTGAATAAATAATTTACACAAAATATAaggaaataaatatttataaaaactTTAAGGACTTTTTTTATGACTAATAACCAATAAATTACCAATAAATTATGTGTGCTACATGTAAGGAAAACATCTATACAAAATTTAAGtattatattttaaatgtatgactAAAAATACTTACATTGACCAATAAATAATGCATACCAAATAGAAGGAAACAATATTTATAATCTTGAATTTAAGGAAGACATGTGACAAAAATACTTAAATTGACCATTAATGTCtactaaatataaggaacaaatatttatattaaatttaaggacttttatttttttaatgtgggACTAAAAATACTTAAATTGACCAATAAATTATGTAAAGTAAATATAATGATAAAGAATGTATACAAAATTTaagaaatatttttcaaaatgtgtgATGAATTGACCAATAAATAATGTATACCaaatagaaagaaaaaatatttatacaACATTTTTTCATCTTGAATTTAAGGAAAACATGTGACAAAAATACTTAAATTGACAATTAATGTCtactaaatataaggaacaaatatttatattaaatttaaggacttttgtttttttaatgtgtgaCTAAAAATACTTAAATTGACCAATAAATAATGTAAAGTAAATATAATGATAAAGTATGTATACAAAATTTaaggaatatttttcaaaatgtgtgATGAATTGACCAATAAATAATGTATACCAAatagaaggaaaaaatatttatacaacatttttttCATCTTGAATTTAAGGAAAACATGTGAGAAAAATACTCAAATTGACCATTCATGTAtactaaatataaggaacaaatattaatatcaaattTAAGgacctttatttttttaatgtcgaACTAAAATACTTATATTGACCAATAAATAATGTATACCAAatagaaggaaaaaatatttatacAACATTTTTTCATCTTGAATTTAAGGAAAACATGTGACAAAAATACTCAAATTGACCATTAGTGTAtactaaatataaggaacaaatattaatatcaaattTAAGgacctttatttttttaatgtgtgacTAAAAATACTGAAATTGACCAATAAATAATGTAAAGTAAATATAATGATAAAGAATGTATACAAAATTTaaggaatatttttcaaaatgtgtgATGAATTGACCAATAAATAATGTATACCAAATAGAAGGAAAAAATATTCATACAACATTTTTTCATCTTGAATTTAAGGAAAACATGTGACAAAAATACTCAAATTGACCATTAATGTAtactaaatataaggaacaaatatTTATATCAAATTTAAGgacctttatttttttaatgtgggACTAAAAATACTTAAATTGACCAATAAATAATGTAAAGTAAATATAATGATAAAGTACGTATACAAAATTTaaggaatatttttcaaaatgtgtgATGAATTGACCAATAAATAATGCATACCAAATAGAAGGAAAcaatatttataaaacattttttaatcttgAACTTAAGGAAAACGtgagaaaaaaaatacttaaattgaccattaatgtatactaaatataaggaacaaatatttatattaaatttaaggacttttatttttttaatgtggaaCTAAACATACTTAAATTGAACAATAAATAATGAAAAGTAAATCAAATTAAAAAGTATTTATACAAAATTTaaggaatatttttcaaaatgtgtgATCAAATACTTTATTTGATCAATAAATAATGCATACCaaataaaggaaaaaatatttgtacaaaatgtttttaGCTTGAATTTAAGAAAAacgtgacaaaaaaaacaactcaaattgaccattaatgtatactaaatataaggaacaaatatttatattaaatttaaggacttttatttttttaatgtgggACTAAACATACTTAAATTGAACAATAAATAATGAAAAGTAAATCAAATTAAAAAGTATTTATACAAAATTTaaggaatatttttcaaaatgtgtgATCAAATACTTTATTTGATCAATAAATAATGCATACCaaataaaggaaaaaatatttgtacaaaatgtttttaGCTTGAATTTAAGAAAAacgtgacaaaaaaaacaactcaaattgaccattaatgtatactaaatataaggaacaaatatttatattaaatttaaggacttttatttttttaatgtgtgaaaacaaatatttacaCAAAATATAATGGACATTATTTCAAAATGTGTGACTAAAAAtacttaaaatgaccaaataattatacattctaaatataagggaaaaaaatgtatactacATTTAAGGACATTTATTTTCTTAAATGTGTgactaaaaataattacattgacCAATGAATATTGTATACtgaatataacaaaaaaatatttacacaaaatgttatgacattttcaaaatgtgagacttaaaatattctaaatcaccaataaataatacatactaAGTAGAAGGTAAACAATATTTATACAAAGATTTAAGGACATCTTTTAAAAATTTGTGACTAAAAATACTTAAATTGACCAATaatgtacagtaaataaaaagaacaaatattgatacattagggacatttaaaaaaatatgtgacgaaaaataaaacattttaccaataaataatgtatactaaatataagaaaaaatattcataaaaaatTGTAAGGACAATTTTTCATCTTAAATTcaagtaaaatgtgtgatattgtGGATTTGACAACATTAAATTTAATCTTTATCGAATTTAACCCCAAATATATTTAAactaaatagaaaaataaaaaaaagttaaaaagtttTTTACACTGTGTTTTGACAAAACTAGTCCAAAAATATTTACAACAATTTAACACTGTTTAAAAAGTTCTCGGAAATTTGAAATTAAATTTGAGTAAATCCATTCactgtagatcagtggttctcaaagtttTTCCACCAAgtcccacctcagaaaacacttggctctccaagtaccaccaaaatgaccgacattaaaacacagtagcgcagtaggcgaaagtattcattaaaaccgtTTAACAggtatattttctattttttccacagtttgaacagtaacactgtgtttgaatataggaaactaaaacactgtcatttaatcaagtgattatttggcgtgcacagatggagcccgcataccacGGTTTGGCAACCACTGCTGTATATTGTTATGATAACAGGAAGTGTACATTCAAATACTGTAAAGGAGTTTCAACTTACGTCAAAGGCAGCCGGGCAGCTGCGCTTGGCAGCTAGCCGGTTGCTGTTGTTGGTGTTCAAGTTGGCGAAGCCTAACCGACTTTCTTCCCCGGCTCTCTTCCCCTCGGAATGAGCGGAGGCTTGAGCGAGGGCGGCCATCTCCGCCTCCTCCTTCTTGGCCTCTTCTTCGTCCTCCTCCTCCAGCGTGCTGAACTCCAGCCTCAGCCTCATGTCCTCCAGGGGGTCGAGGCGCCCGCACGTCTGCGCGGCCGTGCCCTCGCCCGGCAACGCCAAATGAGCCATGGGGAAGCCCTCGTCCTCCAGGAGGGCGTCTCGCTCCACGTCTTCGATCTCGATGAAGACCCTCTCCATGCCGAGGAGAGGCGGGCCCCGCACTGGGGTGGAGGGCTCGCTGTCTAAGGCCGAGTCCGACAGGCGTCTGAAGTAGTAGTTGTAGTTGAGGGAGTCCAGGGGTTCCATCTCCAGACCTCTGCAGGGAGACGCCTCACAGCCCCCCCAGGCTTCCTCCTCTCCCTCCTGGCCTGAACACTGGCTGGAAGACGGACGCTCGTCTGAGCCGTCCTCATCGCTTCCTGGCCTCCATAGCTTGTTGTGCCGCTGCTTACTGGGAAGTCAAACGAGTGGCAGCAGCTGCGGGTTTGCAGTAATGAAGTCTGAAGCAAAAAAACCTACCTCGCGTCCAAAATTCCCTCATATTCCGCCAGCTGCCTCATGAAAGCGGCGTTGGGCTGAGCGACGCCTCGTTTCTGCTTGACAAAGTTGTACGCTTTCTCCAGGGGCCAGCCGTACTCCTTCATAGCGTAGGCGATAACAGTGGAAGCGGAGCGGCTCACGCCCATCTTACAGTGCACCAGGCACTTGGAACTGTTCTTCCTGTGAAGCAAAACACacattatgatgattattaggtAGGGCTGGGTAACTTCCAcatttgatgaagctttgtgtctatctaccaccactactgttctctgtttatttgttactgactgtggcaggacacctctgcctctgtttcactttatgttgctggtaaataatatggttgtagtagtaggctgaagttaaattatttagtatgcactaattaaaaggggcagagctttaagagacattttagcttttatatttttataagatacactaccgttcaaaagtttggggtcacccaaacaattttgtggaatagccttcatt is a window encoding:
- the ssh1b gene encoding protein phosphatase Slingshot homolog 1, producing the protein MALVTLQRSPTPSAASSASTANSSAGEDFGSDEDRKNNQCLNESFFMVKGAALFLQQGGSSDAPSTPTHHKHAGDLPQHLQVMFKILRSEDRIKLAVRLESGWSERVRYMVVIYTSGHQDTEENILLGMDFTNKDRKSCSIGMVLPLWSDTNIHLDGDGGFSVNTAGRSHVFKPVSVQAMWSALQVLHKACEVSRRLNYFPGGIALTWMAFYESCVASEQSCINEWNAMTDLETTRPDSPTMFVDRPTEREQTECLIKAKLRSIMMFQDLDNITSKEIRTELEKHMSCNLTEYKEFIDNEMLLILGQMDKATLIFDHVYLGSEWNASNLEELRDCGVGYILNVTREIDNFFPGMFSYHNVRVYDEDDTDLLAHWNDTYNFIVKARKNSSKCLVHCKMGVSRSASTVIAYAMKEYGWPLEKAYNFVKQKRGVAQPNAAFMRQLAEYEGILDASKQRHNKLWRPGSDEDGSDERPSSSQCSGQEGEEEAWGGCEASPCRGLEMEPLDSLNYNYYFRRLSDSALDSEPSTPVRGPPLLGMERVFIEIEDVERDALLEDEGFPMAHLALPGEGTAAQTCGRLDPLEDMRLRLEFSTLEEEDEEEAKKEEAEMAALAQASAHSEGKRAGEESRLGFANLNTNNSNRLAAKRSCPAAFDDSASTGNPLKVKPSYQSCKDCLRLPQGRRCERPAGGRSHRLNPSRHCTLPTICIDPPGTIFTSSPLVSSSHFYRCSPTTVPLDNRQKVVSPMSCQDPTHVSVETMDEAEVEGHTGNPAEIH